One stretch of Salmo trutta chromosome 7, fSalTru1.1, whole genome shotgun sequence DNA includes these proteins:
- the got2a gene encoding aspartate aminotransferase, mitochondrial, protein MALLKSSKIISTVGVHPPLGVFSIRASSWWSEVQMGPPDPILGVSEAYKRDTNPKKINLGVGAYRDDQGKPYVLSCVRKAEAQIAAKKLDKEYLAIGGLGDFTKACAKLALGADNEVIKSGKSITVQTISGTGSLRIGANFLSRFHTEARDVYLPKPSWGNHTPIFRDAGMQLKAYTYYDPKTCGFDFQGALNDISKIPEKSVIMLHACAHNPTGVDPRPEQWKEIADVVKKRNLLVFFDMAYQGFASGDIDRDAWAVRYFIEQGHNIVLSQSFAKNMGLYGERVGGFTVVCKDAEEAKRVESQLKILIRPIYSNPPMNGARIAATILNTPDLYKEWLGEVHGMANRIITMRELLVANLKKEGSTRNWKHVIDQIGMFCFTGLKPEQVERLTKEFSVYMTKDGRISMAGVTSGNVGYLAQGIHAVTK, encoded by the exons CTCATGGTGGTCTGAGGTGCAGATGGGTCCCCCTGACCCCATCCTGGGGGTGTCGGAGGCCTACAAGCGGGACACCAACCCCAAGAAGATTAACCTGGGTGTAGGAGCATACCGTGATGACCAGGGCAAGCCATATGTCCTCAGCTGTGTTCGCAAG GCTGAAGCTCAGATTGCTGCAAAGAAGCTGGACAAAGAATACCTGGCTATTGGCGGTCTGGGGGACTTTACCAAGGCATGCGCCAAGCTGGCTTTGGGAGCCGACAATGAGGTTATCAAGAGTGGCAAG AGCATCACTGTCCAAACTATTTCTGGAACTGGGTCTTTGAGAATCGGAGCCAACTTCCTG TCCCGTTTCCATACAGAAGCCAGGGACGTGTACCTGCCCAAACCCTCCTGGGGGAACCATACACCCATCTTCAGAGACGCTGGGATGCAACTGAAGGCATACACCTACTATGACCCAAAGACCTGTGGCTTTGACTTCCAGGGAGCCCTGAATGACATCTCT AAAATCCCTGAGAAGagtgtcataatgcttcatgccTGTGCCCACAACCCCACTGGAGTGGACCCTCGGCCAGAGCAGTGGAAGGAGATTGCTGACGTAGTGAAG AAAAGGAACCTCCTGGTGTTCTTTGACATGGCCTACCAGGGCTTTGCCAGTGGTGATATTGACCGTGATGCCTGGGCTGTGCGTTATTTCATTGAGCAAGGCCACAACATTGTGCTTTCTCAGTCTTTTGCTAAGAACATGGGTCTCTATG GTGAGCGTGTTGGGGGCTTCACTGTTGTGTGTAAGGATGCTGAGGAGGCCAAGCGTGTGGAGTCCCAGCTGAAGATCCTCATTCGGCCCATCTACTCCAACCCTCCCATGAATGGGGCACGCATTGCTGCCACCATCCTCAATACACCAGACCTGTACAAAGAGTG GCTTGGGGAGGTGCATGGTATGGCCAACCGCATCATCACAATGAGGGAGCTGTTGGTGGCCAACCTGAAGAAGGAGGGCTCCACTCGGAACTGGAAGCACGTCATCGACCAGATTGGCATGTTCTGCTTTACAGGGCTGAAGCCTGAACAG GTGGAGCGCCTTACGAAGGAGTTCTCCGTCTACATGACAAAGGATGGGCGTATCTCCATGGCTGGCGTCACCTCTGGCAACGTGGGTTACCTTGCACAAGGTATCCATGCAGTGACCAAGTGA